The Lachnospiraceae bacterium oral taxon 500 genome window below encodes:
- a CDS encoding iron ABC transporter ATP-binding protein: protein MDVQVKNLCFNYEKEVLKDISFSLTKGSFVALLGVNGSGKSTLLKNIVRILAPHKGCVLLSGKNIKDMKRNQLARKMSYVAQNEKSSRMRAYDAILIGRKPYIKYFPSAEDHRIVKEIMEYLDLGKFSMKYMDELSGGESQKIRLARALAQQPEVLLLDEPTSALDLKNQLDVMSIVKKYCREKNIMTIVSIHDINLSLRYATDFILLKDQKIYQYGKKDILTAEALSEVYSVEVKVYQLDGSMFVIPARQMGEEETEHGEG from the coding sequence ATGGATGTTCAAGTAAAAAATCTATGCTTTAACTATGAAAAAGAAGTTTTGAAAGATATTTCTTTTTCATTAACCAAAGGCAGTTTTGTGGCTTTGCTCGGGGTCAACGGTTCCGGCAAATCAACTTTGTTAAAAAATATTGTCAGAATTCTGGCACCGCATAAGGGCTGTGTTTTGCTGAGCGGCAAAAACATCAAAGATATGAAGCGAAACCAGCTGGCCCGCAAGATGTCGTATGTTGCGCAAAATGAGAAATCATCGCGGATGAGAGCATATGATGCGATTTTAATCGGCAGAAAACCATATATTAAATATTTTCCGTCGGCAGAAGATCACCGGATTGTCAAAGAAATTATGGAATATCTGGATTTGGGAAAGTTTTCGATGAAGTATATGGACGAATTGAGCGGCGGCGAATCTCAGAAAATACGGTTGGCCAGAGCGTTGGCCCAGCAGCCGGAGGTACTGCTTTTAGACGAACCGACTTCGGCCCTGGATTTAAAAAATCAATTGGATGTGATGAGCATTGTTAAAAAATATTGTCGGGAAAAGAATATTATGACGATTGTTTCCATTCATGACATCAATCTGTCGCTGCGTTATGCAACGGATTTTATCTTGCTGAAAGACCAGAAAATTTATCAGTATGGGAAAAAGGATATCTTAACGGCAGAGGCGCTAAGCGAGGTATACTCCGTAGAAGTAAAGGTATATCAGTTAGACGGAAGTATGTTTGTGATCCCGGCACGGCAGATGGGGGAAGAAGAGACGGAGCACGGGGAAGGATGA
- a CDS encoding iron ABC transporter permease has protein sequence MRRMTTEGKNITMQYKSYQRQKWLLLLAMLMGVMAAAYISLRSGIAEMDLAAMLQTLQGKGSETLQVVVWNIRLPRITAAVFAGAALGTAGCIMQNNLRNPLASPSTLGITSASAFGANFAIIVLGSGSMQSAQADAVFIASPYVVALSAFIASAAALFFVMALSKIRAFDPNVIILAGVAVSALFSAATAFLQYFADSHHVAAAVFWTFGNLGRASWPELTLLGALFLVAFFYFLLRSWDYNAMISGDDNAASLGVDTQKIRMGGMFFSSLLVSTAVSFLGIIGFVGLIAPQITRRLIGNDHRFLIPAAALMGALVLLVSDTAARALFSPVVLPIGVITSFLGAPVFLYILLKDYRQE, from the coding sequence ATGAGGAGAATGACAACAGAAGGTAAAAATATTACAATGCAGTACAAGTCCTATCAGCGGCAAAAATGGCTGCTGCTATTGGCTATGCTGATGGGGGTTATGGCAGCGGCCTATATTTCGCTGCGTTCCGGTATTGCGGAAATGGATTTGGCGGCAATGCTGCAAACGCTTCAGGGAAAAGGTTCGGAAACGCTGCAAGTTGTTGTCTGGAATATTCGGCTGCCGAGGATTACGGCGGCAGTTTTTGCGGGAGCGGCACTGGGAACGGCCGGCTGCATTATGCAGAATAATCTGAGAAACCCGCTGGCCTCGCCCTCAACGCTGGGGATTACCAGTGCTTCGGCTTTTGGTGCCAATTTTGCAATTATTGTTTTGGGCAGCGGCAGTATGCAAAGTGCGCAGGCGGACGCGGTCTTTATTGCTTCGCCGTATGTGGTCGCCCTGTCTGCGTTTATTGCTTCGGCGGCGGCGTTGTTCTTTGTGATGGCTTTATCCAAGATTCGCGCGTTTGATCCGAATGTGATTATTTTAGCCGGGGTAGCTGTCAGCGCCTTGTTCAGTGCGGCAACGGCTTTTCTGCAATATTTTGCGGATTCTCATCATGTTGCGGCGGCGGTGTTTTGGACATTTGGCAACTTAGGCCGGGCTTCTTGGCCGGAATTGACTTTATTGGGTGCTTTGTTTTTGGTTGCCTTTTTTTATTTTTTACTCAGAAGTTGGGACTATAACGCCATGATCAGCGGCGACGACAATGCCGCCAGTTTGGGGGTTGATACGCAGAAAATACGAATGGGCGGTATGTTTTTTTCATCGCTCTTGGTGTCGACAGCGGTGTCCTTTTTGGGGATTATTGGCTTTGTTGGCTTGATTGCTCCGCAGATAACCCGAAGGTTAATCGGCAATGATCATAGATTTCTGATTCCGGCGGCGGCGCTGATGGGAGCGCTGGTTCTGCTTGTTTCCGACACAGCGGCACGGGCTTTGTTTTCGCCGGTTGTGCTGCCGATAGGAGTGATAACATCATTTTTAGGAGCACCGGTATTTCTTTATATTTTGCTGAAAGATTATCGGCAGGAGTGA